The sequence below is a genomic window from Syntrophorhabdaceae bacterium.
GGGCATGCCGATTACAAAAGACCTAAAATCCATTGTTGGAGTAAACGGCTGTTTTTTGTCTAAACCCAATGCATTAAGACTTTTATCTACATGCCATGATATAAAGCTCAAAAAAGAGATAGGGCAAGAAATGGACGCACAGATAAAGTCTATCATTGAAGCAGGTGTTTATATTGACCACATGGACGGTCACCATCATATACATATCATGCCTGCCGTAATAGATATAGCCATAAAAAAGGCAAAGGAGTATGGCATAGGATGGATGCGCACACCCTATGAGCCTTTTAATATGATCAATACATTAGAATTAGATGAGATGGATATTCAAGAGGCAAGGTTTTTCTCCCAATACGCAGAAACTGCCAAAGTGCTCATAAAAGATTCAGGAATAAATACCACAGATCATTTTATAGGACTTTACATGAAGGGTAGACTTTCACCTGAAATATTACGAGAGGTATCGAAAATGTTAAAAGATGGTATAACAGAGATGATGGTTCATCCTGGATATAAAACTGAATCTGATACCCCCAATCCCTTTACAGGTTTCTCTACAAATAAGAGAGAGGATGAGCTAAATGCCTTAATCCATCCTGATTTTCTTTCTTCACTAAAAACTCATCATGTAAATCTAAAATCTTTTATAGAGGTGCATGGTTGAGGTTT
It includes:
- a CDS encoding ChbG/HpnK family deacetylase gives rise to the protein MKWLIINADDLGSDAQRNKGIFKAIEAGIVKSVSILPNGPATKDAIRLIKSMEDKKISIGIHINLSEGMPITKDLKSIVGVNGCFLSKPNALRLLSTCHDIKLKKEIGQEMDAQIKSIIEAGVYIDHMDGHHHIHIMPAVIDIAIKKAKEYGIGWMRTPYEPFNMINTLELDEMDIQEARFFSQYAETAKVLIKDSGINTTDHFIGLYMKGRLSPEILREVSKMLKDGITEMMVHPGYKTESDTPNPFTGFSTNKREDELNALIHPDFLSSLKTHHVNLKSFIEVHG